TGAGCCGTTTCGGCGGTCGGCGTCACCGGCGCGATCTCCGGGCGCGGCTTGACCACGTCCTGCTGGGCGGTGACGGGAATCAGGCTGTGAGGAATCGGCGGCAGCATGGAGGACCTCCCTTTGCAGCGTTATCGGCCTTACGGCAGGCGACTTTACGGCTGCGTTACTACCCTGTCTGACCGGACGCGCGTCGGTAAGTGCCAAATCGGCCCTGATGCACCTTTGGCAGAGCAAGGGGTTCGTTGCCGTTGCACCCACGGCCGCACCGGAGCCCTACGGGTGGGGCCGCCCAGGCTGCGCGAGAAATCCCGCCATGCGTCGTTGCAGCAGCACTTGGATCGGGGACGCCATTGCCTGACCTGGCGAGATTTCCCGCGGCGACGCGGCTCGCGTTGAAATGGCAACAGACCCTAGCCCTGCGGTAACATAGTCGGCTTTTTCACAGGTGGAGACAGGCAGCATGGCGGAGTATCAACCGGGGCAACGCTGGATCAGCGACAGCGAAGCGGAACTGGGCTTGGGCACCATCCTCATGCAGGACGGCCGCATGCTCACCGTGCTCTACCCCGCCACCGGCGAAACCCGCCAGTACGCGGCCCGCAATGCGCCGCTGACCCGCGTGCGTTTCTCGCCGGGCGACGAGATCACCCACTTCGAAGGCTGGAAGCTGACCGTCCGCGAAGTCGACGACGTCGATGGCCTGCTGGTCTATCACGGCCTCGACGCCAAGAACCAGGCCGTCACCCTGCCGGAAACCCAGCTGTCCAATTTCATCCAGTTCCGCCTGGCCAGCGACCGCCTGTTCGCCGGGCAGATCGACCCGCTACCGTGGTTCTCGCTGCGCTACCGCACCCTGGAGTTCACCAGCAAGCAGGTGCAGTCCTCGCTGTGGGGCCTGGGCGGCGTGCGTGCGCAACCCATCGCGCACCAGTTGCACATCGCCCGTGAAGTGGCCGACCGTATCGCCCCGCGCGTACTGCTGGCCGACGAAGTGGGCCTGGGCAAGACCATCGAAGCCGGCCTGGTGATCCATCGCCAACTGCTCTCCGGGCGCGCCAGCCGCGTGCTGATCCTGGTGCCGGAAAACCTGCAGCACCAGTGGCTGGTGGAAATGCGCCGGCGCTTCAACCTGGAAGTGGCGCTGTTCGACGCCGAGCGCTTTATCGAGAGCGACGCCAGCAACCCGTTCGAGGACGCGCAACTGGCGCTGGTTGCGCTGGAGTGGCTGTGCGAGGACGAAAAGGCCCAGGACGCGCTGTTCGCCGCCGGCTGGGACCTGATGGTGGTCGACGAAGCCCACCACCTGGTCTGGCACCCGGAAAAGGCCAGCCGCGAGTACAGCCTGGTCGAGCAGCTGGCCGAAGTGATCCCTGGCGTGCTGCTGCTCACCGCCACCCCCGAACAGCTCGGCCAGGACAGCCACTTCGCGCGCCTGCGCCTGCTCGACCCGAATCGCTTCCATGACCTGGACGCCTTCCGCGCCGAGAGCGCCAGCTACAAACCGGTGGCCGAGGCGGTGCAGGAACTGCTCGACCAGGGCCAGCTCAGCGCCCAGGCCCGCGATGCCATCGGCAGTTTCCTGGGCGATGATAGCCGCCAATTGCTCGACGCCGCCGACGGTGGCGACAGCGACGCCCGCGCCCGCCTGGTACGCGAGCTGCTCGACCGTCATGGCACCGGCCGCCTGCTGTTCCGCAACACCCGCGCCGCGGTGCAGGGTTTCCCGGAGCGCGAGCTGCACCCCTACCCGCTGCCGAGCCCGGACGAGTACATGGAGCTGCCCCTGGGCGAGCACGCCGAGCTGTACCCGGAAGTCAGCTACCAGGGCCAGGCCGATATCGAGGAAGACCAGCGCTGGTGGCGCTTCGACCCACGCGTCGAGTGGCTGATAGACACCCTGAAGATGCTCAAGAAATTCAAGGTACTGGTGATCTGCGCCCACGCCGAAACCGCCATGGACCTGGAGGACGCCCTGCGCGTGCGCTCCGGCATCCCGGCCACGGTGTTCCACGAGGGCATGAGCATCCTCGAGCGTGACCGCGCCGCCGCCTACTTCGCCGACGAAGAATTCGGCGCCCAGGTGCTGATCTGTTCGGAAATCGGCTCCGAAGGCCGCAACTTCCAGTTCGCCCACCACCTGGTGCTGTTCGACCTGCCGGCCCACCCGGACCTGCTCGAGCAGCGCATCGGCCGCCTCGACCGCATCGGGCAGAAGCACAGGATCCAGCTACACGTGCCGTACATGGAAAACAGCCCCCAGGAGCGCCTGTTCCAGTGGTACCACCAGGCGCTGAACGCCTTCCTGGCCACCTGCCCGACCGGCAACGCCCTGCAGCACCAGTTCGGCAGCCGCCTGCTGCCGATGCTGGAGAACGCCGACGATGGCCAGTGGCAAGCGCTGATCGACGAAGCCACCGCCGAGCGCAAGCGCCTGGAAGGCGACCTGCACGCCGGTCGCGACCGCCTACTGGAACTCAACTCCGGCGGCGCCGGTGAAGGCGAGGCGCTGGTCGAGGCGATCCTCGAGCAGGACGACCAGTTCGCCCTGCCGATCTACATGGAGCAGCTGTTCGACGCCTTCGGCATCGACAGCGAAGACCATTCCGACAACGCCCTGATCCTGCGCCCCAGCGAGAAGATGCTCGATGCCAGCTTCCCCCTCGGCAACGACGAAGGCGTGACCATCACCTACGACCGCGACCTGGCCCTGTCCCGCGAAGACATGCAGTTCCTGACCTGGGAACACCCCATGGTGCAGGGCGGCATGGACCTGGTGCGCTCCGGCTCGATGGGCAACACCTCGGTGGCGCTGATCAAGAACAAGGCGCTCAAGCCTGGCACCGTGCTGCTCGAACTGCTGTACGTCAGCGAGGTGGTGGCGCCGCGCAAGCTGCAACTGGGCCGCTACCTGCCACCTGCCGCCCTGCGCTGCCTGCTCGACGGCAACGGCAACGACCTGGCCTCCAAGGTGTCCTTCGACACCCTCAACGATCAGCTCGAAGCCGTGCCGCGCGCCAGCGCCAACAAGTTCGTGCAGGCCCAGCGCGATGCCCTGACGCCGAAGATCGCTGCCGGCGAGGCCAAGATCTCGCCGCGCCACGTTGAACGCGTCACCGAGGCCAAGCGCCGCCTGGCCGCCGAACTGGACGAGGAGCTGGCCCGCCTGACCGCCCTGCAGGCGGTCAACCCGAGCGTACGTGACAGCGAGCTGGACGCCCTGCGCGAGCAGCGCGAGCAAGGCCTGGCCATGCTCGACAAGGCCGCCCTGCGCCTGGAAGCCATACGGGTACTGGTTGCCGGCTGAAAACCCTCCCGCCCGCTCTGCGCAGAGAGTGAGGCGGCAGACTTAAGCCATAAGCTGCAAGCGGCAAGTCAAAGGCGGTTCAGGGCGGATACCCATGCTCTGGCTTGAAGCTTGTGGCTGCTCCTATACCATCTGCAACCGCTGCTTGCGCGTCGGCGCCGGGTAGGCGCTGTCGATCGCCTGCAGATCGGCGGCGCTGAGTTGCAGTTCAGCGGACGCGGCGTTTTCGGCCAGGTGCCTGGGGTCGCTGGCCTTGGGAATCACCAGCACGTTGGGCTGGCGCAGCGCCCAGGCCAGAGCGACCTGGGCGGTGCTCACGCCATGCCGCTGGGCCACCTGTCGCAGTGCCGCGTCCGCCAGCAGCGCACCACCCTGCCCCAGCGGACAATAGGCCATCAGGGGCATGTTCTGGCGCTGCTGCCAGGGCAACAGGTCGAACTCCACGCCGCGCTCCTCGGGGTTGTAGAGCACCTGGTTGGTGGCGCAGGCCGGTTCGCCGAGTTCCTGCAGGTCATCCAGGTCGAAGTTGGATACGCCCCAGCGGCCGATCTTGCCCTGCTCGCGCAGGCGCTCGAAGGCTTCGACCGTTTCGTCCAGCGGGTGCTGGCCACGCCAGTGCAGCAGATAGAGGTCGAGGTATTCGGTGCCCAGGCGTTGCAAGCTGCGCTCACAAGCCGCCACCACGCCACTGCGGCTGGCGTTGTGCGGGTAGACCTTGCTGACCAGAAACACCTGATCACGCTTGCCGCTGATCGCCTCGCCGACGACCGTTTCGGCGCCGCCTTCGCCGTACATTTCGGCGGTATCGATCAGCCGCAAGCCGCGCTCGATCCCTTCACGCAGCGCAGCGACTTCGTCTTTGCGCTGATCGCGGTTTTCGCCCATGCGCCAGGTGCCCTGGCCTATCACCGGTACCTGAGTGCCGGCCAACTCGAGTGTGCGCATCATGCTTCCTCCTAGGGTCTGTTGCCGTTTCACGCACGGCCGCGCCGGAGCCCGTTTTGCCGCAAAGCAAGGCACGAGCCGCGAAGTTTAGCTGGCTAAATGAGCCGGCGAGAAACGCTGCATCGCGGCAAAACGGGCCTGGCCCTTTGGGTTGCGCGGGAAATCTCGCCAGGCGTCGTTGGAGGACTTGGCAAGGGAAAACGCGGACGGCTAGTCCATTCCCTGCGTCCTCCGTCTAGCCTGGCGAGATTTCCCGCGGCAACGCGGCTCGCGTTGAAACGGCAACAGACCCTAGTGATTGCATCCTGACCTGCCCCTGTAGCTCAGGTTCAGGCCAACGACTCAAGCCTAGGTTTATGTAAAGACTGGCTTTTTTTGACCGAACGGTCGGACAGCGCGCCACGCAGCGGCTACGCTGCATGGAAAGGACAAGCCAGGGCCAGTTGACGATGGGCGCACTATGGCGATCCGACCCCGCACCGCCTGTCCGCGAACCCCAGGTCGCGACCGCGGTGCCGCGCCAATCTCGGCCCGGCAAGCATCGCGTGCGCTGGGTGGTGGGCTCGATGCTGCTGCTCGGGCTCATGGGCGTCACCGGGCTTGCGGTCTTCGAACTGCGCACCGCCCATTTCCAGTCGGCCGAGCTGAGCCGCTACGCGGCTCAGCTCACCTACGAGGTGCAGGACGGCCCCAGCGACGCCATCGTTTATCCCGGTAACGGCCCCTTCGATCAACGCCAGGGCTACAGCCGCCTGCCGACCTTTATCGAACGCCTGCAGGGCCGCGGCTTCGAAGTGCTGCAGCAGGCCCGTTTCTCCCCCGCGCTGAGCGACTACGCCGAACGGGGCTTCTTCCCGCCCTTTGCCGAAAAGGCGCAGACCGGCGTGAACATCGAGGATTGCCGCGGCACGCCCTTCTACACCGTGCGCAACCCACGCCAGCGCTACAGCGACTTCGCCACGATTCCGCCGCTGGTGGTCGGCAGCCTGCTGTTCATCGAGGATCGCCAGTTGCTCGCCGCCGAGCCGGCCGAAGCCAACCCGGCGGTGGACTGGCCGCGTTTCGTCAAGGCGGCGCTGTCCCAGGTGGGCAAGTACGTCGGCATGCAGGACCAGTCCGCTGGCGGCAGCACCCTGGCCACCCAGCTGGAGAAATACCGTCACTCGCCGGACGGCATCACCCATGCGCCGGCCGAAAAACTGCGGCAGATGATCTCCGCCAGCGTGCGTGCCTATCAGGGCGGACCCCAGACCCTCGAAGCCCGGCAGAACATCGTGCGCGACTACCTCAACAGCGTGCCGCTTTCGGCCGCCCCCGGCCATGGCGAGGTGCACGGCCTGGCCGACGGCCTGCGCATCTGGTTCG
Above is a genomic segment from Pseudomonas argentinensis containing:
- the rapA gene encoding RNA polymerase-associated protein RapA; the encoded protein is MAEYQPGQRWISDSEAELGLGTILMQDGRMLTVLYPATGETRQYAARNAPLTRVRFSPGDEITHFEGWKLTVREVDDVDGLLVYHGLDAKNQAVTLPETQLSNFIQFRLASDRLFAGQIDPLPWFSLRYRTLEFTSKQVQSSLWGLGGVRAQPIAHQLHIAREVADRIAPRVLLADEVGLGKTIEAGLVIHRQLLSGRASRVLILVPENLQHQWLVEMRRRFNLEVALFDAERFIESDASNPFEDAQLALVALEWLCEDEKAQDALFAAGWDLMVVDEAHHLVWHPEKASREYSLVEQLAEVIPGVLLLTATPEQLGQDSHFARLRLLDPNRFHDLDAFRAESASYKPVAEAVQELLDQGQLSAQARDAIGSFLGDDSRQLLDAADGGDSDARARLVRELLDRHGTGRLLFRNTRAAVQGFPERELHPYPLPSPDEYMELPLGEHAELYPEVSYQGQADIEEDQRWWRFDPRVEWLIDTLKMLKKFKVLVICAHAETAMDLEDALRVRSGIPATVFHEGMSILERDRAAAYFADEEFGAQVLICSEIGSEGRNFQFAHHLVLFDLPAHPDLLEQRIGRLDRIGQKHRIQLHVPYMENSPQERLFQWYHQALNAFLATCPTGNALQHQFGSRLLPMLENADDGQWQALIDEATAERKRLEGDLHAGRDRLLELNSGGAGEGEALVEAILEQDDQFALPIYMEQLFDAFGIDSEDHSDNALILRPSEKMLDASFPLGNDEGVTITYDRDLALSREDMQFLTWEHPMVQGGMDLVRSGSMGNTSVALIKNKALKPGTVLLELLYVSEVVAPRKLQLGRYLPPAALRCLLDGNGNDLASKVSFDTLNDQLEAVPRASANKFVQAQRDALTPKIAAGEAKISPRHVERVTEAKRRLAAELDEELARLTALQAVNPSVRDSELDALREQREQGLAMLDKAALRLEAIRVLVAG
- a CDS encoding aldo/keto reductase; this encodes MRTLELAGTQVPVIGQGTWRMGENRDQRKDEVAALREGIERGLRLIDTAEMYGEGGAETVVGEAISGKRDQVFLVSKVYPHNASRSGVVAACERSLQRLGTEYLDLYLLHWRGQHPLDETVEAFERLREQGKIGRWGVSNFDLDDLQELGEPACATNQVLYNPEERGVEFDLLPWQQRQNMPLMAYCPLGQGGALLADAALRQVAQRHGVSTAQVALAWALRQPNVLVIPKASDPRHLAENAASAELQLSAADLQAIDSAYPAPTRKQRLQMV